In a genomic window of Roseiflexus castenholzii DSM 13941:
- a CDS encoding HD domain-containing phosphohydrolase has protein sequence MPENTSGGSSRRKMTRRELSARYDELRRHSAHLRAALYSIGDAVIITNIDGRISLMNPTAERLTGWAEPEALESPIEQIFRIVDEETRAMLESPVARVLREDAVVRLSPRAVLINRNGRAIPIGDTSAPIRTESGDVTGVILIFQDQTSVRTTFHAVQQAREFAENIVATVREPLLVLSRNLRVVSANRAFYQMFHTTPADTLHQHIYEIGNRQWDIPELRRLLEEILPHNAHFDGYEVTHNFEHIGQRTMLLNARRVRHSDEFILLAIEDVTERVRAEQRLHMHLRRLRALRTIDQAIISALDMRAVLDILLDQVTSYLYVDAASILLLDPYAQTLTYAAERGVRSRANQRTTLYTGEGYAGRVVLDRRMLFIADLRESELEPSYAPVLQQEAFVTYCGVPLIAKGQVKGVLELFLRTRLDPDQDWFDFLETLAVQAAIAIDSVILFETMQRSNAQMILAYEATIRGWAHALDLRDRETEGHSQRVTDLTVRLARAAGLSDEQIAHIRRGALLHDIGKLGVPDSILRKPGQLTEEEWAVMHQHPDYAYTMLSPIEYLRPALDIPYSHHERWDGTGYPRGLKGEQIPLAARLFAVADVWDALQSDRPYRARWQREEALDYIRSQAGTHFDPDVVALFLKVIGEAPDDAAP, from the coding sequence TCGCGGCGAAAGATGACCCGACGGGAGTTATCTGCTCGCTACGATGAACTTCGCCGGCATTCGGCGCACCTGCGCGCTGCACTGTACAGTATCGGCGATGCCGTCATTATCACAAACATCGATGGGCGCATCAGTCTGATGAATCCTACTGCTGAGCGCCTGACCGGATGGGCTGAGCCTGAAGCGCTGGAAAGTCCGATCGAACAGATCTTTCGGATTGTGGATGAAGAAACCCGCGCGATGCTCGAAAGTCCGGTGGCGCGGGTCTTGCGCGAAGATGCCGTCGTGCGATTGAGTCCGCGCGCGGTGTTGATCAATCGCAACGGGCGCGCCATTCCGATTGGCGACACAAGCGCTCCCATCCGCACCGAATCCGGAGACGTCACCGGTGTTATTCTGATCTTCCAAGACCAAACATCGGTGCGAACTACCTTCCATGCCGTACAGCAGGCGCGCGAGTTCGCCGAGAACATCGTTGCTACGGTTCGTGAGCCGTTGCTCGTTCTTAGTCGCAACCTGCGCGTGGTCTCTGCCAATCGTGCTTTCTATCAGATGTTTCACACCACTCCCGCCGACACACTTCATCAGCACATTTACGAGATTGGTAATCGTCAGTGGGACATTCCTGAATTACGGCGGTTGCTGGAAGAGATTCTGCCGCACAATGCGCATTTCGACGGATACGAGGTGACGCACAATTTTGAGCATATCGGTCAGCGCACTATGCTGCTAAATGCGCGCCGCGTTCGGCATTCCGATGAATTCATCCTGCTGGCAATCGAAGACGTGACAGAACGGGTGCGCGCAGAGCAACGATTGCACATGCATCTTCGGCGGCTACGCGCATTGCGCACCATCGATCAGGCCATCATTTCCGCCCTCGATATGCGGGCAGTGCTCGATATTCTGCTCGATCAGGTCACTTCGTACCTGTACGTGGATGCTGCTTCCATCCTGCTGCTCGATCCATATGCGCAAACGCTCACCTATGCGGCTGAGCGTGGTGTGCGATCACGCGCGAACCAGCGCACGACGTTGTATACGGGCGAAGGGTATGCCGGTCGGGTCGTGCTTGATCGGCGGATGCTGTTCATCGCCGACCTCCGCGAGTCGGAGTTGGAACCCTCCTATGCGCCTGTGCTGCAACAGGAAGCGTTTGTGACCTATTGTGGCGTCCCGCTGATTGCGAAAGGTCAGGTGAAGGGTGTGCTGGAACTCTTTCTCCGCACCCGGCTCGATCCCGATCAGGACTGGTTCGATTTTCTGGAGACGCTGGCAGTGCAGGCAGCGATTGCAATCGACAGCGTCATTTTGTTCGAGACAATGCAGCGCTCGAACGCGCAGATGATTCTGGCATATGAAGCAACGATCCGGGGATGGGCGCACGCGCTCGACTTGCGCGACCGGGAGACGGAAGGGCATTCACAGCGAGTCACAGATCTGACGGTGCGGCTGGCACGGGCGGCAGGTCTGAGCGATGAGCAAATTGCCCATATTCGCCGTGGCGCGTTGCTCCACGATATTGGCAAACTCGGCGTACCCGACTCAATTCTGCGCAAGCCCGGTCAACTGACGGAAGAAGAATGGGCGGTAATGCACCAGCATCCCGATTACGCTTACACGATGCTCTCTCCTATCGAATACCTGCGCCCTGCGCTGGATATTCCCTACTCCCATCATGAGCGATGGGACGGCACGGGGTATCCACGCGGCTTGAAAGGTGAGCAGATTCCGCTGGCGGCACGTCTCTTCGCTGTGGCGGATGTATGGGATGCGCTTCAGTCCGACCGTCCGTATCGTGCGCGCTGGCAACGCGAAGAGGCGCTTGACTATATTCGATCACAGGCAGGAACGCACTTCGATCCCGATGTGGTCGCTCTTTTTTTGAAGGTCATCGGTGAAGCGCCGGACGATGCTGCTCCCTGA